Proteins encoded by one window of Aspergillus puulaauensis MK2 DNA, chromosome 4, nearly complete sequence:
- a CDS encoding Auxin Efflux Carrier superfamily (COG:S;~EggNog:ENOG410PI5A;~InterPro:IPR004776;~PFAM:PF03547;~TransMembrane:6 (o6-29i41-61o73-91i357-380o392-413i425-448o);~go_component: GO:0016021 - integral component of membrane [Evidence IEA];~go_process: GO:0055085 - transmembrane transport [Evidence IEA]): MPQGSLVVSFLGALQACVSVLLTLSYGVAARKFGLIQRSSIHDVSGLGVKVLLPALILVHLGEQLQLDNALNYVPVLVWSIAYTTLSIVLARLASKLLRLPAWVTPACAFNNTTSLPLLLLESLKSVGSLNMIIRDGDSVSEAIARAQSYFLLCGVISKTIGYAVGPAMLKGGDGAGDGDDDADDRNRDGDVEDRQNGFGNENGNGNNDSGTNHADEEVPLLHGRAQNQKYSSLGCFSTRMKRRARDAVYNLPKRLKQSVLAPFDTPMADVAIICTLVGAVLGLVPQLHRAFFNTYEEGGIFNAWLTSSIKNIGKLFTTLQIFIVGCELGASFEKMSSSNGDDGAGSTRSSNPGVKAILTIFLIRLVIWPALGISIIYGLARNTSVLRSDPVLWFSMMLMPAGPPALVIQGLAELAKASERQKMTIAKTLTVMYMLSPCISFTITGALKASQAALDGQSTAR, encoded by the exons ATGCCCCAGGGTagcctcgtcgtctccttcCTGGGCGCACTACAAGCCTGCGTCTCCGTGCTCCTAACCCTATCTTACGGCGTCGCGGCTCGCAAATTCGGCCTCATCCAACGCAGCTCGATCCACGATGTTTCGGGGCTGGGTGTGAAAGTCCTCCTACCGGCCCTGATTCTCGTCCATCTAGGCGAGCAGTTGCAGCTGGATAATGCGTTGAATTACGTTCCTGTTTTGG TCTGGTCAATAGCCTACACAACCCTCTCAATCGTTCTCGCGCGACTAGCCTCAAAACTCCTCAGACTCCCGGCGTGGGTTACGCCCGCGTGTGcattcaacaacaccacGTCTCTCccgctgctcctgctggagTCGTTGAAGAGTGTCGGTAGTTTGAATATGATTATCCGGGACGGCGACTCGGTTTCTGAGGCGATTGCGCGCGCGCAGAGCTATTTCTTGCTTTGTGGTGTTATTTCCAAGACGATTGGGTATGCGGTTGGGCCGGCGATGTTGAAGGGTGGGGATGGAGCTGgggacggcgacgacgatgctgaCGATAGGAATAGGGATGGGGATGTAGAGGATAGACAGAATGGATTTGGAAACGAaaatgggaatgggaacaaTGACAGCGGCACCAACCACGCAGATGAGGAAGTGCCGCTCCTGCATGGCCGGGCCCAGAATCAAAAGTACTCTAGCTTGGGCTGCTTCTCTACAAGAATGAAGCGCCGGGCTAGGGATGCGGTATACAACTTGCCGAAACGCCTGAAGCAGAGTGTGCTCGCGCCGTTTGATACCCCGATGGCTGATGTCGCTATCATCTGTACGCTTGTTGGTGCAGTGTTGGGGCTAGTTCCGCAGCTGCATAGGGCGTTCTTCAATACGTACGAAGAGGGAGGCATATTTAATGCTTGGTTGACGTCGAGCATTAAGAATATCGGGAAACTGTTTACGACGCTGCAGATTTTCATTGTCGGGTGTGAGCTTGGGGCTAGTTTTGAGAAGATGAGCAGCAGtaatggtgatgatggtgctggGAGTACGAGATCGAGTAACCCTGGCGTCAAAGCGATTCTGACTATCTTTTTGATCCGGCTTGTTATTTGGCCTGC ACTCGGTATCTCGATCATCTACGGCCTCGCGAGGAACACGTCTGTACTGCGATCCGACCCCGTTCTCTGGTTCAGCATGATGCTCATGCCAGCTGGGCCGCCGGCGTTGGTGATTCAAGGGCTCGCTGAGTTGGCCAAGGCGTCTGAGAGACAGAAGATGACGATCGCGAAGACGTTGACG GTCATGTATATGCTCTCGCCGTGCATTTCGTTTACCATTACAGGGGCGTTGAAGGCGTCGCAGGCTGCGCTGGACGGGCAGAGTACGGCGCGATAA
- a CDS encoding uncharacterized protein (BUSCO:EOG0926312D;~COG:H;~EggNog:ENOG410PJ1V;~InterPro:IPR036322,IPR015943,IPR001680,IPR006595, IPR017986;~PFAM:PF00400;~go_function: GO:0005515 - protein binding [Evidence IEA]), protein MRPDGISTTNNYSQLGKGGAASPAQKAALTRTLNGQSSHSSSNGDSRTDDFQKSSKTSKYFNHDREEVTRILIQSLYELGYSGSAALLSSESGYQLESPAVAIFRNAILGGRWAEAERILVQSFQASEQGQTEDEATSKEKLALVENADKREMLFYLRQQKFLELLEERALAGALIVLRQELTPLDYDIGRLHALSSLLMCPPEHLHDQAGWDSSVGFSRERLLSELSKFISPSVMIPDNRLATLLDHVKQNQINHCLYHNTAQSPSLYSDHMCDRNDFPLSAKRELNQHSDEVWHCQFSHDGTKLVTAGRDKSVIIYDTSTFSVLYKLLGHESGVAHAVWSPDDSKLITCSQDKTARVWSMETGRCLLTINHHRQPVTAAVWAPDGESFVTASLDKSSQLCHWSIRGQPQYMWPNGFRVQDCALTPDGRRLIAVDVESKIRVFNFHTHEQEYSLPLKSKATSVAVSSDSRYMLVNLTICEIQLIDIETSEVLRCFQGQKQSTYIIRSTFGGAAENFVVSGSEDSRIYVWHKENGSLVETLEGHIEGCVNAISWNPADPGMFASAGDDCLVKIWSRERDVHPSSTPGKRRAVTGNGYARTSALRSTSSF, encoded by the exons ATGCGACCAGATGGAATATCGACTACGAATAACTATTCCCAGTTGGGCAAGGGAGGGGCGGCCTCGCCTGCTCAGAAGGCTGCCCTCACTCGCACTCTGAACGGGCAGTCGTCACATTCTAGTTCGAATGGAGACTCAAGGACGGACGATTTCCAGAAATCTTCAAAAACATCGAAATACTTCAATCATGACCGAGAAGAAGTGACGAGGATTCTCATTCAGAGTCTCTATGAACTTGGTTATAGTGGTTCGGCGGCTTTGCTGAGCTCGGAAAGCGGCTACCAACTAGAGAGCCCCGCGGTGGCTATCTTCAGGAATGCAATACTCGGAGGACGGTGGGCTGAGGCGGAGCGCATCTTGGTACAATCGTTTCAAGCGTCCGAGCAGGGACAAACCGAGGATGAAGCGACGAGCAAGGAAAAGTTGGCTCTGGTGGAGAATGCTGATAAGCGTGAAATGCTTTTCTATCTGCGGCAGCAAAAGTTCCTCGAACTGCTGGAAGAACGAGCTCTCGCAGGGGCGTTGATTGTTCTTCGACAGGAACTGACTCCTTTGGACTACGACATCGGACGCCTACACGCTCTGTCCAG TCTTCTCATGTGCCCTCCAGAACACCTTCATGATCAAGCCGGCTGGGATAGTTCCGTTGGCTTCTCCAGGGAGCGACTGCTGTCAGAACTGTCAA AATTCATATCCCCGTCGGTCATGATCCCGGATAATCGACTGGCCACCTTGTTGGACCATGTTAAACAGAATCAGATCAACCATTGCCTATATCACAATACCGCACAATCGCCATCTCTCTATTCAGATCATATGTGCGACCGTAACGATTTCCCTCTTAGCGCGAAACGCGAGCTGAATCAACATTCTGATGAGGTCTGGCACTGTCAATTCTCTCATGATGGTACGAAATTAGTCACGGCAGGCCGGGACAAGAGTGTGATTATTTACGACACGAGTACATTCTCCGTTCTTTATAAGCTTTTGGGACACGAATCTGGGGTCGCTCATGCCGTTTGGAGCCCGGATGACAGCAAGTTAATCACCTGCTCGCAGGACAAGACAGCTCGCGTATGGAGCATGGAG ACTGGGAGATGCCTCCTGACTatcaaccaccaccgacaaccGGTAACCGCGGCCGTCTGGGCCCCTGATGGGGAATCATTCGTAACTGCGTCTCTTGACAAGAGCTCCCAGTTGTGCCACTGGAGCATCCGCGGCCAGCCCCAGTACATGTGGCCCAACGGTTTTCGCGTTCAAGATTGTGCGTTAACACCTGATGGCCGACGCCTGATTGCTGTGGATGTGGAGAGTAAGATCCGCGTCTTCAATTTCCATACCCACGAGCAGGAATACAGCCTTCCACTTAAGAGCAAGGCGACGTCTGTTGCTGTCAGCAGCGATTCGCGCTACATGCTCGTAAACCTTACCATATGCGAGATTCAACTGATCGACATTGAAACTTCAGAGGTCCTCCGCTGTTTCCAAGGCCAAAAACAGAGCACCTATATTATTCGGAGTACATTTGGAGGAGCTGCCGAGAATTTCGTTGTCAGCGGCAGTGAAG ATTCTCGGATTTATGTATGGCATAAGGAGAATGGGTCACTTGTTGAGACACTCGAAGGACATATTGAGGGGTGTGTAAATGCGATCTCATGGAATCCTGCTGATCCCGGCATGTTTGCTTCCGCAGGAGATGACTGCTTGGTTAAAAT CTGGAGTCGAGAGCGCGATGTACATCCCAGCAGTACTCCGGGGAAACGCCGAGCGGTGACAGGGAACGGGTATGCTCGAACAAGCGCATTACGTTCAACATCAAGCTTCTGA
- the FAL1 gene encoding ATP-dependent RNA helicase eIF4A (COG:A;~EggNog:ENOG410PHSA;~InterPro:IPR027417,IPR001650,IPR014014,IPR014001, IPR011545,IPR000629;~PFAM:PF00270,PF00271;~go_function: GO:0003676 - nucleic acid binding [Evidence IEA];~go_function: GO:0004386 - helicase activity [Evidence IEA];~go_function: GO:0005524 - ATP binding [Evidence IEA]) — translation MADGIDRRADDKMEFNTSREVTVAPTFEDMHLKESLLRGVYAYGYESPSAVQSRAIVQICKGRDTIAQAQSGTGKTATFSISALQVIDTVVRETQALVLSPTRELATQIQSVIMALGDYMNVQCHACIGGTNIGEDIRKLDYGQHVVSGTPGRVADMIRRRHLRTRHIKMLVLDEADELLNRGFREQIYDVYRYLPPATQVVVVSATLPYDVLDMTTKFMTDPVRVLVKRDELTLEGIKQYFIAVEKEEWKFDTLCDLYDTLTITQAVIFCNTRRKVDWLTDKMREANFTVSSMHGEMPQKERDSIMQDFRQGNSRVLISTDVWARGIDVQQVSLVINYDLPTNRENYIHRIGRSGRFGRKGVAINFVTSDDVRILRDIELYYSTQIDEMPMNVADLLS, via the exons ATGGCAGACGGAATTGACAGACGCGCCGATG ACAAAATGGAGTTTAACACCTCCAGGGAGGTCACCGTTGCTCCCACCTTCGAGGACATGCACTTGAAGGAAAGCCTTCTCCGTGGCGTTTATGCGTATGGCTATGAGTCCCCCTCAGCGGTGCAGTCGCGTGCAATTGTCCAGATTTGCAAGGGTCGCGACACGATCGCCCAAGCGCAGTCTGGTACTGGTAAAACTGCGACATTCTCGATCAGTGCTCTTCAAGTTATCGATACCGTTGTTCGCGAGACCCAAG ccctcgtcctctcccCCACCCGTGAACTTGCGACCCAGATCCAGTCCGTTATCATGGCCCTCGGCGACTACATGAACGTTCAGTGCCACGCTTGTATTGGAGGTACAAACATCGGAGAAGACATCCGGAAGCTCGACTACGGTCAGCATGTCGTCTCAGGAACACCCGGTCGTGTCGCGGATATGATTCGGAGACGCCACCTGCGCACAAGACACATCAAGATGCTCGTTCTCGATGAAGCCGATGAGCTCCTCAACCGGGGATTCCGTGAGCAGATTTACGATGTCTACCGTTATCTCCCTCCCGCTACTCAAGTGGTTGTTGTCTCTGCTACCCTTCCTTACGACGTGCTCGACATGACAACCAAATTTATGACAGACCCCGTCCGCGTCCTAGTCAAGCGTGACGAATTGACATTGGAGGGAATCAAGCAATATTTCATCGCagtcgagaaggaagagtgGAAGTTCGACACCCTGTGCGACCTTTACGATACCTTGACTATCACACAAGCCGTCATCTTCTGCAATACTCGCCGAAAGGTTGACTGGCTCACAGACAAGATGCGTGAAGCCAACTTCACAGTTTCAAGCATGCACGGAGAGATGCCCCAGAAGGAACGTGACAGCATTATGCAAGATTTCCGTCAAGGAAATTCACGAGTTCTCATCTCTACTGATGTCTGGGCCCGTGGTATCGATGTCCAGCAAGTCTCGCTTGTCATTAACTATGACCTTCCCACCAACCGTGAAAACTACATTCACCGCATCGGCCGTAGCGGACGATTCGGCCGGAAAGGTGTTGCAATTAACTTCGTCACAAGCGATGACGTGCGCATCCTGCGCGACATCGAGTTATACTACTCCACCCAGATTGACGAGATGCCCATGAATG TTGCCGATCTTCTTTCCTAA
- a CDS encoding SF3a splicing factor complex subunit PRP9 (COG:A;~EggNog:ENOG410PGMT;~InterPro:IPR031776,IPR036236,IPR031774,IPR022755, IPR003604,IPR024598,IPR021966,IPR013087;~PFAM:PF11931,PF16837,PF12171,PF12108,PF12874;~go_component: GO:0005681 - spliceosomal complex [Evidence IEA];~go_function: GO:0003676 - nucleic acid binding [Evidence IEA];~go_function: GO:0003723 - RNA binding [Evidence IEA];~go_function: GO:0008270 - zinc ion binding [Evidence IEA];~go_process: GO:0000398 - mRNA splicing, via spliceosome [Evidence IEA]), with protein sequence MVLEDQRFIHEDLERLEQAIADRIAEDPRNIRERLSRDHEVADFLNRIDEQSKRLLDIYNNADGEREKEIQAISTGDQFEEFYKRLDEIKDFHKRYPNEPIENLERAYKRRQPGEGEPTGMEVDTMFTGEEGYGQFLDLTRLHDEYLNLPGIKRISYIQYLDVFDAFTPPQMPIKRNSKLSDKYFQYVGELANYLEEFIKKARPLQDLSKIFASFDDDFEKQWAANQVPGWTEENNSTQGPKTEGSGEGTWCPDCEKEFKNENVYKNHLTGKKHIRAAEARKAAGESGDAPAPPANGGTSGAHRLKERAVAEREHRVRSLARVLINERQATKANVERRQGMTERERQMELEAMLAEPEDFGEQGNESDEEGEDRVYNPLKLPLAWDGKPIPYWLYKLHGLGVEYSCEICGNYVYMGRRAFDKHFSEALHIFGLKCLGITSNTNLFREITKIDDAIRLWEKLEQGRKKDRDLKDNVVQMEDAEGNVMPERIYLDLQKQGIL encoded by the exons ATGGTGCTCGAAGACCAGCGGTTCATCCacgaagatctggagagATTGGAGCAAGCAATAGCGGACCGCATCGCTGAAGATCCTCGTAAT ATACGTGAACGTTTATCGCGCGACCATGAGGTGGCCGATTTCCTGAATCGCATAGATGAGCAGTCAAAGAGGTTACTCGACATCTACAACAATGCCGACGGAGAACGCGAGAAGGAGATCCAGGCCATCTCCACCGGCGACCAGTTCGAAGAGTTCTACAAGCGACTAGACGAGATCAAAGATTTTCACAAGCGGTATCCCAATGAGCCGATCGAAAACCTCGAACGGGCGTACAAACGCCGCCAACCTGGAGAGGGCGAGCCGACAGGGATGGAGGTTGATACAATGTTTAcaggtgaagaaggatatGGGCAGTTCCTTGATCTCACGAGACTACATGACGAATACCTGAACTTGCCCGGCATCAAAAGAATATCCTATATACAGTACCTTGATGTATTCGACGCTTTCACACCGCCACAAATGCCCATCAAACGAAACAGCAAACTCTCCGACAAATACTTCCAATACGTAGGGGAGCTTGCAAATTACCTCGAAGAATTTATCAAGAAGGCCAGACCGCTGCAGGATCTAAGCAAGATTTTCGCTAGCTTCGATGATGACTTCGAGAAACAATGGGCCGCGAATCAAGTTCCTGGGTGGACAGAAGAGAACAACAGCACGCAGGGCCCAAAAACCGAAGGTTCAGGTGAGGGTACCTGGTGCCCCGATTGTGAGAAGGAATTCAAGAATGAGAACGTGTACAAAAACCACTTGACAGGCAAAAAGCACATCCGAGCTGCCGAGGCTCGTAAGGCTGCAGGTGAATCAGGCGATGCACCTGCACCACCTGCCAATGGCGGAACTTCAGGGGCTCACCGTCTAAAGGAACGAGCAGTGGCGGAGCGTGAACACCGTGTTCGTTCGCTAGCAAGAGTACTTATCAACGAGCGTCAAGCGACAAAGGCCAATGTTGAGCGAAGACAGGGCATGACGGAGCGAGAGCGCCAAATGGAGCTAGAAGCAATGCTGGCAGAACCTGAAGATTTTGGAGAGCAAGGAAATGAGTctgatgaggaaggagaagaccGCGTTTACAATCCCCTCAAGCTTCCACTTGCTTGGGATGGGAAGCCGATTCCGTACTGGCTCTATAAACTACACGGCTTGGGCGTGGAGTATTCCTGCGAGATATGCGGTAACTACGTGTATATGGGCCGCCGCGCATTCGACAAGCACTTCTCCGAGGCGCTACATATCTTCGGTTTGAAATGTCTCGGCATCACGTCAAACACTAACCTCTTCCGCGAAATTACTAAGATAGACGATGCTATTCGGCTCTGGGAAAAGCTGGAGCAGGGCCGCAAGAAGGACAGAGACCTTAAAGATAATGTGGTACAGATGGAGGATGCAGAGGGCAATGTGATGCCGGAAAGGATATATCTCGA TCTCCAGAAGCAGGGTATCCTTTGA
- a CDS encoding ATP dependent DNA ligase domain protein (COG:L;~EggNog:ENOG410PMHH;~InterPro:IPR012308,IPR029710,IPR036599,IPR012310, IPR012340;~PFAM:PF04675,PF01068;~go_function: GO:0003677 - DNA binding [Evidence IEA];~go_function: GO:0003910 - DNA ligase (ATP) activity [Evidence IEA];~go_function: GO:0005524 - ATP binding [Evidence IEA];~go_process: GO:0006281 - DNA repair [Evidence IEA];~go_process: GO:0006310 - DNA recombination [Evidence IEA];~go_process: GO:0051103 - DNA ligation involved in DNA repair [Evidence IEA]), translating to MGFKFTYLCNLLSSLEDNRVLKATTQARSRNPDVRVVSEWFARHGKRLRESDTNQLALLSCMFPEKRTDRVYWLQDTNLARVIGRCLLLGSSRREELEKWRTSGGADLGQCVEDVMRQAENHIRADQEVTVEDIDEALNLIASRCRFSGPKVRRQRSAIDVEETLSPLYRRLSSRDAKWLTRMILKSHFSSIIPERLTLKNFHFLLPHLLLFQNSFEAAVGLLSSQPISHFPHQPEPGLAKDLGKIALYHLSPEIGIKIGRPDYYKARSVRHCCNMVGQRRMSVERKYDGEYCQVHIDFSKHPSSIQIFSKSGKDSTVDRAGVHQAVRESLRMGKEGCRFKRRCILEGELLVWSDKHQKIEHFHKLRKFVSRSGAFIGTESDSLPQPYEHLMIVFFDVLLLDDDICLRKPHRERRLLLKDTIKLIPGLADIAEQRIIDFSRSDGHSKLEALFSMGIAERWEGFVLKGCEDSYFPILIDPGDNCDGRWIKLKKDYIPGLGDTIDLALIGAAYNSRDASTLGLGKEVSWTHFFVGCLDNKDSVLQSNAKPRVHVLDVIDHHCMSQPNMRMLNNFGKYSARSVDSDHGLDIEHVRPGMPRIDIVFKTPFVVEMLGSGFEKPSGARYYTLRFPRILKIHSDRSIEDTASFRELQLLAEAAVSAPAEDVLEQEAEWAKRVKMSTSRPGYLQDRSQSLSTEPSPILSRMGPITAIESEQAEPICCSSLEALYQDGPTKRVSPQTETFAKTIPVYVDTRPTSSSSAGSPGPTGDVLASNENISQGNARKRKAVSPALEQHTKSIYQGSKKDDQSMGDNINPTLENTPVSACLGMAKKGRINDTNVGASDNTGQEVFGSVQSPLTRIPVFIHSEIVPKEQSTFNTFTNIAHTLEIFLLMLNQGDHESNMQQPTVTAASQHPLSGIVFIDYGQYPLGETLLHLIKRISQAFAVSPFNHYPHPKGRLFLLNSTFLQLDVNWKSNKLCLRKVWEKISRDYFYACIAWDKEARHGELINEVSSILLDDITSHAHRGSPGTISRRNGKYSPKYRISFDRKELLDLGEFSSLDPLVRV from the exons ATGGGTTTCAAGTTCACCTACCTATGCAATCTGCTCTCGTCTCTCGAGGACAACAGGGTCCTGAAAGCAACGACCCAGGCGCGGAGTCGAAACCCAGATGTTCGGGTTGTGTCCGAGTGGTTTGCTCGCCATGGCAAACGGCTCCGTGAATCCGATACCAATCAGCTAGCTTTGCTTTCATGCATGTTCCCGGAGAAGCGAACGGATCGAGTATACTGGCTACAGGATACCAATCTGGCGAGGGTTATTGGCCGTTGTTTGCTCCTTGGATCTTCCCGGCGCGAGGAGCTTGAAAAATGGCGCACATCCGGCGGAGCAGACCTCGGTCAATGCGTGGAGGATGTGATGCGTCAGGCAGAGAACCATATCAGGGCTGACCAAGAAGTCACTGTGGAGGACATTGATGAGGCACTGAACCTAATCGCATCCCGATGTCGGTTCTCCGGTCCGAAAGTTCGAAGACAGCGCTCAGCTATTGACGTTGAGGAGACGCTCTCCCCTCTTTACCGTCGTCTTAGCAGCAGGGATGCCAAATGGTTGACTCGAATGATACTTAAAAGTCATTTCTCTTCTATTATACCAGAGAGGCTGACCTTGAAGAATTTTCATTTTCTGCTACCTCATTTACTACTATTTCAGAATTCGTTCGAGGCTGCCGTCGGGTTGCTGTCCTCTCAGCCAATCTCTCATTTCCCGCACCAGCCTGAGCCTGGACTCGCAAAGGACCTTGGCAAAATAGCCTTATATCATCTCAGTCCAGAGATCGGCATCAAAATTGGACGGCCGGATTACTACAAGGCACGGAGCGTCAGACATTGTTGCAATATGGTTGGACAGCGAAGAATGAGTGTTGAGAGGAAGTATGATGGCGAATATTGCCAGGTACATATCGATTTCTCGAAGCATCCAAGTTCGATCCAAATCTTCTCTAAGAGCGGTAAAGATTCTACCGTAGACAGGGCGGGCGTCCATCAAGCGGTCAGGGAGTCCTTGAGAATGGGCAAGGAAGGCTGTAGATTCAAACGCCGTTGCATCTTAGAAGGTGAGCTGCTTGTTTGGAGCGACAAGCATCAGAAAATTGAGCATTTTCATAAACTACGCAAATTCGTCTCGCGATCCGGTGCCTTCATTGGCACAGAAAGCGATTCTCT ACCACAGCCGTATGAACACTTGATGATTGTCTTTTTTGACGTCCTACTCCTCGACGATGACATTTGTTTACGCAAACCACACCGAGAAAGAcgcctgctgctgaaggacaCGATAAAATTAATTCCCGGTCTTGCCGATATTGCTGAACAACGTATCATTGATTTCTCCCGCTCGGATGGTCACAGCAAACTTGAAGCTCTCTTCTCCATGGGAATTGCTGAGCGGTGGGAAGGCTTCGTTCTGAAAGGTTGCGAGGACTCATATTTCCCAATTCTAATTGATCCAGGAGATAACTGTGACGGCCGCTGGATCAAGCTCAAGAAGGATTACATTCCAGGATTGGGTGACACAATAGATCTGGCATTAATAGGTGCAGCATATAATTCCCGTGATGCTTCCACCCTCGGGTTAGGGAAGGAGGTGTCGTGGACGCACTTTTTTGTGGGCTGCCTTGATAACAAGGACTCTGTCCTGCAATCCAATGCCAAACCTAGGGTTCATGTTTTAGATGTGATCGATCACCATTGCATGAGCCAGCCAAATATGCGGATGCTGAACAATTTCGGCAAGTATAGCGCGCGGAGCGTAGACTCGGACCACGGTCTTGATATCGAACACGTACGGCCGGGCATGCCACGAATAGATATCGTGTTCAAGACACCGTTCGTGGTTGAGATGCTGGGGAGTGGATTTGAGAAGCCGTCTGGCGCTCGGTATTATACCCTACGTTTCCCGAGGATTTTGAAAATTCACTCAGATCGTTCAATCGAAGATACTGCCTCATTTCGAGAGTTGCAGCTTCTAGCTGAAGCTGCGGTATCAGCTCCCGCAGAGGATGTCCTAGAGCAAGAGGCAGAGTGGGCCAAGCGCGTCAAAATGAGCACGTCTAGGCCAGGTTACCTTCAAGACCGATCACAAAGTTTATCCACTGAACCCTCCCCGATCTTATCCAGGATGGGCCCCATTACGGCGATTGAATCTGAGCAAGCTGAACCCATATGCTGTTCCAGCCTGGAAGCCTTATATCAAGATGGCCCAACGAAACGAGTCTCTCCACAAACCGAAACCTTCGCAAAGACCATCCCTGTATACGTTGATACTCGTCCGACGTCAAGTTCGTCAGCCGGGTCACCGGGACCTACAGGGGACGTATTAGCGAGCAACGAGAACATATCTCAAGGAAATGCTAGAAAACGGAAAGCAGTATCACCAGCATTGGAACAACATACCAAGAGCATCTACCAAGGGTCAAAGAAGGATGATCAATCAATGGGTGATAACATTAACCCAACACTGGAGAACACGCCTGTCTCGGCATGTCTGGGAATGGCAAAAAAGGGTCGAATCAACGACACGAACGTTGGGGCTTCTGATAATACAGGTCAGGAGGTGTTTGGATCTGTTCAGTCTCCTCTCACTAGGATTCCTGTGTTCATCCATTCAGAAATTGTGCCCAAAGAGCAGTCAACTTTCAATACTTTCACAAACATCGCCCATACACTAGAAATATTTCTTCTCATGCTAAACCAAGGGGACCACGAATCTAATATGCAGCAACCAACCGTGACTGCTGCGTCCCAGCATCCTCTTTCGGGAATCGTATTCATAGACTATGGCCAATACCCCTTAGGCGAAACCCTGCTCCACCTCATCAAACGCATCTCACAAGCCTTCGCCGTATCTCCATTCAACCACTACCCCCATCCCAAAGGGCGACTCTTTCTCCTCAATTCAACCTTCCTTCAGCTTGATGTTAACTGGAAGAGCAACAAGCTCTGTCTGCGCAAGGTCTGGGAGAAAATTAGTCGAGATTATTTCTACGCTTGTATAGCCTGGGACAAAGAAGCACGACATGGGGAACTAATCAACGAAGTTTCTAGTATTCTGCTGGATGATATCACTTCTCATGCTCATCGAGGTTCTCCCGGCACGATCTCAAGACGGAATGGGAAATATTCCCCCAAGTACAGGATATCATTTGATCGGAAGGAGCTCTTAGATCTTGGGGAATTTAGTTCCCTTGATCCTCTGGTTCGTGTTTAG